The genomic segment TCAACGGACTACGGGGACTAGGGAACACCGCCTGGGGCGCGCCGACACACCTGCTGCGCCGTGCTATTACCTCCTGCGTATTGCCCATTCAGTACTATGCGTCAGAGGCATGGTGGCCGGGCAGGAATCGGATCAAGAACGGACACATCGCCTCGAACGGGGTCAACGGTCTACTCAACCAACTCGACATTACGCAAGCCAAGGCTATTCGAGCCGCACTTCCTGTGTATAGAACGACGCCTGTATCGATCCTACAGCGTGAAGCTGCCCTGCCCCCAGCAGAGGTGATGCTAGATGCGAAGCTCCATAAAGCCTCCGTAAGGATCCATCGCCTTGACGATCGACACCCCCTCCGAACGAGGCTCGGAGAGAGGCCCGGACCGGACTCAAGACTACGGCGAATGGCAAGCCTTATCGAGAGACATGCCGAATACATCGACCCGCTAGAGCTACCGCCTTGGGAGCGCTCAGCCGACTGGCACACAGCCCTGAGCATGGTCGGCTATGAACCAAGGAAGACCAAGGATGAACTGGCCACCGCCTTTACAGACAGATTGGGAGCACTCTCAAAGCGGGACATTGTTGTCTATACTGACGGTTCCCAAATGGTGGACGGTAGCAGAACAGCCGCTGGAGCAGGCTGGGTCGGGTACCAGGCCACACGGCAGATCTTCCGAGGATCAGAGCCGCTCGGCCACCAGACGGAGGTCTTTGACGCAGAAGCGCAAGCCGCTTTTCGGGGCCTACTGGAAGCCATGAGGTCCCccacggcgcggatggcaGACAATGTTCACATctgcctcgacaacctcgcagTCACAGCCAGACTCGTCACCCGGAGCCCAGGAAGCAGCCAGGCTAGGTTTAGGGCCTTTAGTGAGCTCTCCGTCTCTTGGGCACAGAGAggacggacgagctggacgaggcctgGCAGGGTATACATTTGGTGGTGCCCTGGACACACGGGAATAGCAGGAAACGAGGAAGCAGACGCtcttgccaaggaggcctgCAGACAAATCCCAGAATCACAGCCACAGCCTACATTGGCGCACTTGAAGCGGGAGTCCAGAGCAGCCGATCTCCAGGCTTTCGCCAGGAGATGGCCGTCAATCTGCCCTCGGCAGTATGCCGACCTTGGGATAAGTCCTCATCCCAAGCCCCCCGaacttcgccttcctcggcattTGCTAGGAAGGCTATATGCGGCAAGATCGCATCATGGAGACTTCGCAGCGTACCACGAGAGATTCGCCCACCAAGACGCACTGCTTCACTGCAGTTGCGGAAGACGCAAAACCCCAGTACACTTCTACTTCTGCAAGCGTGGCCGTAAGGCCACCCCGCGGCATCTCCGCCGACGTATGGCGAAGGCAAGCATAGATTTTCTGCTAGGTACTACGCAGggagcttctcttctgtgCGAATGGATGGAGGCGACCAATTTCTTTTCCGAAATCTGCCCAAGTCACTGAACAGGAACGTtaggtgaagacggcagcCTGTAAAATAGTTTAGATTAGGATAGACcatgtcggcatcgcccggcACGTCCCTTTTTACTCTGGACGTTAaatatcatcatcatcatcatcacttCATACATGACTGTCTCCTTGCGGCACTATTCACACGATTCCGACGTCTGAAGGGTTAGTTTGTGTAACAAAACGTCTTTTCTATAGGTAACCTCTACCAATATGTTTCTGCTGGCATAGGTTAACCATTTTAGCTGGAAGGATATTGCCCTTGTGCTCCTCCTTACAACAGTCTTCCAGGCCCGTACGGAGGACGAAGTTATccgctgccggcgccggcctgccgGTGAAACGCCCGCTAAGCAGGCAGCCCGGGCAGTCCTCGGCCCGGATACCCGGAAAGATCTGCCCGTGCCTATTGACCAGTTTACCCACCGGATGAATGGTGTAGATATTAGTGATCAGATGAGGTCCTATTACCAATGGCATAACCCTATCCGTCGAGGGGGCTGGCAGGCCCTTGCCTGGGAATTTCTCCTCCAAGTCGTACttgtgaatagcttcattctTCAAGGCTTAGGCAACCCAGGCTGGACCTCTATCAGAAACCAATACCTATGGCGAGAAGCTATTTCTATCCAGCTTATTCAAAGATTTGCAACACCAGCAGAAGTTCGACTTAGAGCAAGGCCTTGAGAGCCTTCAGGTGGGATGAATAACTTGATTCCGAACGAGGACCATATAGAGGGGGTAAGAGGCAAGGTTTCGCCTTCCGCCTATTGCAGTAGGGTAAAGGCACGAGACTGGAGGGCCTTAGTCGAGGCAGGGGCTCTGAATAACCTCACTCGGGCACGGCGGAAATTATCCCGCCGCGGCTGCCTGACTTGTGAAGTGGCCCTTTGCAAAGGGGGAGAATGCTGGTACCTTTGGCATGGGCAAAAATAGCTGTAAATAGAAGTATTGTACATCTGAGGCGTTATATTGGGCTCTTGATGGTTATTTTTCAGTGTACTGGGTGGAGAATGTAGCCTTTTGGCGGTGGAGGGGATAAAACATATCTTAAATTTGCAATGCATTGATGTCGTGAGCAGCAGAACTACAGACGGTTCGGGGCCGTTTCAAAAGCGTCTCAACCGAATGTACGGCTTGGAGACATTTAAATATATTTCTAATCTCATCTTTATCCAATCATCTCCGCATACATTCTCAAACCTTATCATTCGTACCACTGCCTGCCTTGACCGTAAGGAAGTCGTCCCACCAGCACCACGAAGAAGATTTATTCTTGCGTCAGCAATTTAAGAAAATATAACCTACGCAGCACAGGTTCTAGAAATCCGCCACTTTTTGATACATGACAATTAGGAAAGCGGAAATGTGAAGGAGTGATAAAGATCGCCTCGTCCCGCCAGTTGAACAAGAGTCTCGCCCCTATCGAATTTTAACGCTCCAACAGCCTGTAATTACCTCAAATCTATTCTACTTATAACTAAACCCCGAAACCTCTGGCCGGATGATTGCCCTCCGCTGCCTCATTGTCCTCCTTCCTCTGGCCTACGCGATGCCATCTTCCAATTTCGCCTCCTTTCCCCTCGTAGCCCGCCACTGCGCCCAGCCCACAAACTgcggtgccgtcgtccaggGGACAATGTGCGACTTCTGCTGCGCATCCAACGTGAAGCCGGACAGTATCCACTGCAAGTCTCGCAACGTCGCCTGTCAGTCGGGTGGTCAGCCAGGTGGTCAGACGTTCAACTGCGACCATGCCTAGAAGTCATTGGTTAATGAGCTAAGTTGAGGGACTATCTTCATTCGCGTTGATGATGGCTTATGGCTAAGATTATGGCAGTTGTAGCCACAAAGCTCCCAAGCGGAGAGTTGTGCGATGAGTGTTATGTGGACATGGGCCTCGTAACTGAGGGTGTTTGTAACATTTTTGGATTAAGGAGAATACTAAGGTGGTCTACATTGTGCGCTCATAGTCGAGTACGCTGGCACGCACAGTCATGTTTGGCTAAGAGACTAATTGTGCTTTGTTCTGTCTACTTCCGCTGACCTCCTAATGCAATGAGCGATTTTACAGTACATCTTCTTTCCCTCTCGTACTCCAAATATTGCCTGTGTTATGTCTGTCCCTGGTTCCCACTGGTGCCCCAGTTCCGTTCGTTGGTA from the Colletotrichum higginsianum IMI 349063 chromosome 11, whole genome shotgun sequence genome contains:
- a CDS encoding EC7 protein; the encoded protein is MPSSNFASFPLVARHCAQPTNCGAVVQGTMCDFCCASNVKPDSIHCKSRNVACQSGGQPGGQTFNCDHA